One stretch of Eupeodes corollae chromosome 2, idEupCoro1.1, whole genome shotgun sequence DNA includes these proteins:
- the LOC129946355 gene encoding putative nuclease HARBI1 codes for MEEDLLAAAGYMTCVAAALSLYAAAKEKQETSNSKKREWVKTWRLKRIENSSFKFLYDELRLNDKDSYRRYLRMDEECFNEILKLVEPLILKETTQMRDPIDPRESLAMLLRFLATGESYRSLDFQTRLSHSFISKFIPRCCSAIYSSLKGRYLKFPRSFMEWEDVAEGYSRRWSFSLCLGAMDGKHIGFRASKTDGALYYNYKGFNSIILLAMCDARYKFTFIDVGCNGRLSDGGVLNRSDLCTILSNPSRYFPPDAVIGRERKLPYSIIGDDAFPLQKHILKPYSYTSTEKQKKKFNFRLSHARQCIEHSFGMLANRFRVLQTTIHLRPEKVKLVVQACCVLHNFLIENCGSYEVPQRPPRGYTLTEDNEISDQRRPTQVASDIRDEFAKYFTEEGQLPWQDLYI; via the exons ATGGAGGAAGATTTGTTGGCAGCAGCAGGATACATGACGTGTGTTGCAGCTGCTTTGTCATTATATGCGGCTGCAAAAGAAAAGCAAGAAAcatcaaattctaaaaaaagggAATGGGTTAAGACATGGAGACTGAAAAGGATTGAAAATAGCTCATTTAAGTTCTTGTATGATGAACTTCGTCTGAATGACAAAGATAGTTATCGTCGTTATTTAAGAATGGACGAAGAatgtttcaatgaaattttaaaacttgtggAACCCTTGATTCTCAAAGAGACGACTCAAATGAGAGATCCGATTGATCCTCGAGAAAGTTTGGCCATGTTACTACGTTTTCTTGCTACTGGGGAATCTTACAGGAGCTTGGACTTTCAAACCCGGCTATCGCACTCATTCATTAGCAAATTTATACCAAGATGTTGCTCTGCCATTTATTCATCTTTAAAAGGaagatatttaaaa TTTCCGAGGAGCTTTATGGAGTGGGAGGATGTGGCTGAAGGTTATTCACGTCGATGGAGTTTTTCATTGTGTTTAGGTGCCATGGACGGTAAGCACATTGGTTTTAGAGCTTCCAAGACGGATGGTGCTCTATATTATAACTATaaag gGTTCAATAGTATTATCTTACTGGCTATGTGTGATGCGAGATATAAATTCACATTTATTGACGTAGGTTGTAATGGAAGGTTAAGTGATGGAGGAGTACTCAACCGAAGTGATCTTTGCACTATTTTAAGCAACCCGAGCCGATATTTTCCACCAGATGCAGTTATCGGACGCGAAAGAAAATTGCCATATAGTATAATTGGAGACGACGCTTTTCCTCTGCAAAAGCATATTTTAAAGCCGTATTCATATACATCaacggaaaaacaaaaaaaaaaattcaattttcggcTAAGCCATGCGAGACAATGCATTGAGCATAGCTTTGGAATGTTGGCGAACAGATTTAGGGTTCTTCAGACAACCATACACTTGCGCCCAGAAAAAGTTAAGCTTGTAGTTCAAGCTTGCTGTGTTCTTCATAATTTCTTAATAGAAAATTGTGGAAGCTACGAAGTTCCACAACGCCCACCAAGGGGATACACACTTACGGAAGATAACGAAATAAGTGACCAGAGGAGGCCTACGCAAGTTGCTTCGGACATAAGAGACGAATTTGCGAAATACTTTACCGAAGAAGGCCAACTTCCATGGCAGGATCTTTATATATAG
- the LOC129947491 gene encoding uncharacterized protein LOC129947491, translating to MYIICTNGHLTWNKPSFPRKLNNFWKCPLRVLVWNESPILNFNQNDDLVSGIDYYVLEFLREIMNFSLFPILTPSRGNVYLNGTSNGAFKLLQAGYGDLMLGCSICSRVRRTFFTSTVFYFTTPVNLIVKPTETYHALEILLFPFDFYTWLVILILVIGRRIGPMMLLRTSIKFKLTLFPWLFGVLILRSSYEGSVFRFLHNRPKRPIPNNFKEALQSGYHFISDNKLNIFLKDFTELDSKLTLYDFPKSKMFDKLNELEGKNVLITRLELYVGDEFNTSIFHMLRKLRSPIVYNFACMYMPKYSFLAAELDIRIDQLTTHGFMKRILDKSLIPGLTWNRRRKNRKEAKSMSVEHLSGTFQLLIAMMGMAFCVFVMEILMVHWNN from the exons ATGTACATTATTTGTACAAATGGCCATTTGACATGGAACAAGCCGTCTTTTCCAAGAAAACtgaataatttttggaaatgccCACTAAGAGTTCTTGTATGGAATGAAtcaccaattttaaattttaatcaaaacgaTGATTTGGTTTCTGGAATTGATTATTACGTTTTGGAATTTCTTCGAGAAATAATGAATTTTTCGCTTTTTCCGATTCTTACTCCAAGTAGGGGAAATGTTTACCTGAATGGAACTTCAAATGGAGCTTTTAAATTG CTACAAGCAGGCTATGGAGACTTAATGCTTGGATGTTCAATCTGTAGCCGAGTTAGACGAACATTTTTCACTTCAACAGTATTTTATTTCACTACACCCGTCAATTTAATAGTCAAACCAACGGAAACATATCATGCTCTAGAAATCCTGCTGTTTCCATTTGATTTCTACACTTGGCTAGTAATTCTTATACTCGTTATTGGGCGTAGAATCGGTCCAATGATGCTATTAAGAACTTCTATAAAATTCAAACTTACCCTCTTTCCATGGTTATTTGgggttttaattttgagaagttCCTATGAAGGCTCAGTTTTTAGATTTCTCCACAATCGACCTAAACGACCAATACCTAATAATTTCAAAGAAGCTCTTCAAAGTGGTTATCATTTTATTTCCGacaataaattgaatattttcctCAAAGATTTCACTGAATTAGACAGCAAATTGACACTCTATGATTTTCCCaagtcaaaaatgtttgataagcTGAATGAGCTCGAaggcaaaaatgttttaataacaCGACTTGAATTATATGTTGGCGATGAATTCAATACATCAATATTTCATATGTTAAGGAAGCTAAGAAGTCCCATAGTTTATAATTTCGCTTGCATGTACATGCCGAAGTATTCGTTTTTAGCAGCAGAGCTTGATATCAGAATTGATCAATTGACGACTCATGGATTTATGAAGCGAATATTAGACAAGTCGTTGATACCTGGTTTAACATGGAATCGACGACGTAAGAACAGAAAAGAAGCTAAGAGCATGAGTGTGGAACATTTAAGTGGGACATTTCAATTGCTGATAGCTATGATGGGAATggctttttgtgtttttgtaatgGAAATCTTAATGGTTCACTGGAACAATTAG
- the LOC129946356 gene encoding uncharacterized protein LOC129946356: MASWTRVQTLKLLEVLQDYPNLFQICHADYKNRVKKSQSLNEIAEKTKCCRPETSVKDVILKLRTLKTQYLKEKNNIIRSKRSGVGANEVYVPILWCYDRLNFWDNTGDEVVGESNISFLSEHFDPTSSEIIAEPEVHSLPKTSRSLHTTVPVG; the protein is encoded by the exons ATGGCTAGTTGGACTCGAGTTCAAACGCTTAAATTATTAGAAGTGCTACAAGACtatccaaatttatttcaaatttgtcaCGCTGACTATAAAAACCGGGTTAAAAAGTCACAAAGTTTAAACGAAATCGCggagaaaacaaaatgttgtcgGCCGGAGACGTCTGTGAAAGATGTTATTCTTAAGCTTAGAACGCTTAAAActcaatatttaaaagaaaaaaataacattatccGTTCAAAAAGAAGTGGTGTGGGTGCAAATGAAGTGTATGTGCCTATATTGTGGTGCTACGACAGGCTCAATTTCTGGGATAACACCGGTGATGAGGTTGTTGGAgagtcaaatatttcatttttgtca GAGCATTTTGATCCCACATCATCGGAAATCATTGCTGAGCCAGAGGTACACAGCTTACCAAAGACATCCAGATCCTTACATACAACAGTTCCGGTAGGttaa